GCTTGAAAAACATTCCGTCTTTTGCCATGGTCTGAAAAACTCTGGCGCCCGCAAGAATTAACCCGTTATTACAACCAAATGTCGAAATCATAACCAAAACAGCAATAATCACCGTTCCTGCACTTCCGAAAATAAAATGAGAAGCTGCTACCGCTACCCTGTCGTTTTCTGCAAAAGCAATCGCATCTCTGTCCAACGCATTTAAGTAAACGTAATTGACAGCAATATATAAGATCATTACGGCAGAAGTTCCGTAGATCATCGATTTTACAACATTTTTTTTAGGATTTTCAATTTCTCCCGAAACGAAAGTTACACTTTCCCATGCTACAGAACTGAATACAGAACCAACCATGGCTGCTGCAATTCCACCCATTAAAGTCATTCCACCAATAGGTTGCCAACTTTCTTTTAAGAAATTACCTAAAGTATCTTTTTTAAGATTGTTGAAAGAATCATATCCGAAATTAAAATTTTCCGCCAAATGTGAGAAATCTACTAAAATAAATCCCGCAGCAATTAATCCTAATAAAGCAATAATCTTTGATCCTGTAAAAATATTTTGTAAGAATTTTCCACTTTCAACTCCTCTTGTGTTAATATAAGTAAGCAAAACAATAACTGCAATTGCCAGAATCTGAATCCACGTAATTTTAAATTCTCCACTTTGGATAATGGGTGCAGCATTATTTAAAGCAGGAACTAAATATGCGGTAAATTTTCCAAAAGCCATCGCCACTGCGGCAATCGTTCCTGTCTGAATGACCGTAAACAATCCCCAACCATAAAGAAAACCCATTTTTTTGCCAAAGATTTCTTTCAGGTACGTGTACTGTCCGCCCGCTTTTGGATACAACGCCGAGAGCTCACCATAGCTGATAGCTGCGGCTACCGTCATAATTCCAGTGATTACCCAAACGACGATCAACCAGAAGCCTGAGCCCAGATTCCGCATCATATCGGCGCTTACAATAAAGATTCCGCTACCAATCATAGAACCCATTACGAGCATAATGGCGTCCCAAAGTTTCAGTTTTTTATGCATATTAAAATATAGGCTTCAAATATAAATAAATATAGGTTTTGTTTTTTATTTTGTTTGAAATTAAATTCAAAAGTATATTTGATACTTTTTATATAACGATTGTAAGGTTTTATTGTTATAAATGATTTTTTGTTTTTCGCTGAATTTTTTACATAAATTTTGTCACCCTGAAAGGATCTGCGCATAGTATTAGGGAATAATATGGAAAGATTCGTGTGCAGATTCTGTCGGGATGACTCAAACCTCATAGGTTTTCAAAAACCTATGAGGTTTAATAATCTACAACGATCGCAAGTTTCTAGCCCCGATTGTAATGACATCCTTTTTGGTTGCGGCTGGAGCGAAGCGGAAGCCGTAACCAAAAAGATACAATGGAAAGCGGGATAAAGCTTCAAATAAAAAATATTGAAATAGTTTTTATTTAAAATGAATGTAAATACAGGAAGAGATGACCTGTTTTTTATCAAGTTTTTGAGGATTTATGATTAAATTTTTATTAGTACTTTTGAAAAAAATATTAAAAATGAAATTCAAAGCAATATTATTCGCAGCAGCGGTAAGTTTTTCGACCTTAGCTTTTGCACAGGAATCAAAGAAATTTGGACCTCCGGCAGGAAATGCAGTGGTGGGTGACATCTACGGAGGCGGCGTGGCTTCTAATGTAGAATCGAAAGCAATATCTGTAGATAAATTGAGCAAAAAGCTTAAAAAAGATAATAAAAAAGTAGAAAACGTAGCTGTAAAAGGTAAAGTAACAGACGTTTGTGAGAAAAAAGGATGTTGGTTAACGATTCAGACTGAAGATAATTCTCAGTTTTTCGTGAAAATGAAGGATTATGCATTTTTCGTTCCGACTGCTTTGAAAGGTAAAAACGTAGTTTTGGATGGAACTGCCGAAAGAAAAGTAACTTCTATCGACGAGCAAAAGCACTATGCTGAAGATGCTAAAAAACCTCAAGCGGAAATCGATGCGATTACAACTCCGAAAGAAGAGATCAGATTTGTAGCAAACGGAATTAAAGTGATTAATTAAATTGCAAATACAATTCTTATAAAATAGAAAAGCGGAACAAATTGTTCCGCTTTTTTAGTCTTCTATCGTAAAACTTACTTCTGCATCCAGTTTCGGATATTTAGTGGCAGAGATAAATTTCTTTCCGCTGCAATCGATCTCAATCCAGCCTTTTCTCTGTTTCACATCTCCCACTTCCATCACAAAAGGAATAAAAGAAATTTCGTCTTTTCCTTCTTCTTTTATTTCGCGATACTGAACGGCAATATCCAAAATGCATTCATGATCGGTATTCAGTTTTACATTTCGGTATACAATATCATAATGCGTTTCCTGATTTTCGGGAATATCATAATAAGTTTCCCAACCGTCGATATTTGAATTTAATTCAGAAATTGCTTTCAAAGCATAATACAATGCAATCGTATAATATTTTCTTGTGCTTTGTCTCGTGTAGTCATCTACAAAATGTCCACCTTCAAATAAAATTGTCGGCATTCCGGCTTTGATAAAATTATCTCCTGTGGAAGTCGGATAAAATTCATCAGAATATCTTCCAATCTGATTCGGAATTAAGTCTTTTAAATGATGATAAATATTTCCTATAACTGCCATACATTTTTTACGGTTTTCAGTTACCGTTCTCTCTACATTTTCAGAAGGTGCCAAAAATGATAAAGTAGCGGGATGAATTCCGTCTGTCGTAAAAATCGTTCTTTGCTCGTGAAGGTTCAGAGCATAATCATATTTTTTAGAAGCGACTATATTTTTAAGAAATTTAATCTCCTTACTGGCTTCATTATGAAAATCTCTGTTCAGATCAATATCGGAAGCATTCAGCCTCGTCCATCTTTCTGAACCATCCGGATTAAGCATAAAAATAAAATCAAGTTTAATTTTGCTGAATAACCCTTCCTTCAATTCCGGAGATTTATCTAAAGTCATTAACAAGTCGAGCATCGCATGAGTTGCATTCGATTCGTTGCCGTGCATTTGCGACCAAGCTAAAACTTGTATTGCTCCGGTTCCAACTGTTAATTTATAAATAGGTTTTTCTAAATACGATTTTCCGATCTCTTGAATGTGATCGCTGAGATTGTTCTGTAGATAAGAAAATAATTTTTCAGGAGAAATATAGCGATTTGGGAAATCTGGATTTTGCTGATAAAGCTGTTCAAAATTCATTCTGTAATAGTTTACAAGAGTCAAATTTAACTATTTTTCATCAAAAATTAAAATTAACATTTGTAACTTACATAAACAGTATGAACTGCCAAAATGTCTGTTGATAAAATTGTTAATTGAAAATAATTTATTTTATATTAAATAACCAGTTTAAAATCAGTTATTTATTAAATTCATCTAAACAGATATTATAAGATTACTTTAAGTAGTAAATGTCCTGTTTTAAGAAATTTAAGCATAAAAGTATTAAACACTTTGAATGTGGAAAACTATCGCAAAAACAATAATATACAATTGTAAATTAGCTTCAACTACTATTATTGTATTCTTAAAAATTTGTCGTTTATCCCAAATATTTAGATTTGTAAACAAGTTAATTATCATTGCATGCCAGCATTAACCTTATTTAACCAAAATAAGTTGTATATCTTCTTAAATAACTATTCAAGAGGTTATTTACAAACGTAAATCTTCTCAAACACTCATAAATAGAGGTTTATCAGCTATAATTCCCGCTATTTATAACTTTATGGAATTAACAAAACAAATATAAATCTATTATTTAATTAGTAATGTAGATTAGTAAGAAACTTATCCATAATTTATATACTTTTTAATGATTTTAGCAGTAAAATTTGGATTTTAGAGGATTAACAATTGTTTATTATTATATAATTAGTTGTTTATCAGTAACATATATAGTTTACATTTGTATTTAATATTAATTCACAATTGTTCACTGTGGTAATTTGCATTTGTAAATTATATTATTTACATTTGTAACAAGATTTAAAACCTATAAAGATGAGTTTAAACGAGAGAATTTCAAAAGTAATAGAGTATTCTAATCTCACCCCTTCTGAATTTGCAGATGAGATCGATGTACAACGATCTTCTATTTCTCATATTACCTCCGGAAGAAACAAACCGTCTTTGGAATTTATAATCAAAATAAAATCTCGCTTTCCTGAGTTACTTTGGGATTGGTTGGTTACCGGCGAAGGTGAAATGTTAAAATCTGAACTTCCCGAAACCACTCCGATGAAAGAAGATACTGAAGAAGTTTTGGAAACAGAAAAAACGAAGACCACTTCTCTACCCGACCTTTTTACGATGATGAACAGCGATCTTGATTTTGGAACAGAAGAACCGGAAATAGAAGCGCCAAAATCGAGTCTTGGAGAATCGTTTATACCGCATCAAAGTACAGCATCGGAAAAAATACCGGATTCTCAGCGATTAGAAAAAACTAATGATCAAATAATTAACCAAGTAGTTGAAAATCAACAAAATAAAATAAAACGTATTGTTATCTTTTACGAAAATGGAAAATTCGAGAGTTTTGAGCCATAAAAGGATAGGCACTGCACTTTTAAACCTCCCTGGTTTTTGACCATAGCTGTTAAATACAATTTTGTGATTTCAACTTTCAGGATATTTTTTTTGCTTGTATTGCGTTGCGTATACACAAATATCCAATCATAAAACTTGGGGAGAAATTGTTTAGATGTATTTTTTGCCACGAATGCACGAACATTTTTATTTCCCACAGATCGCAGATAGTGCTGTTTCTGTTGGCTTTTCGCAAAGATGCAAAGATTTTTTTGTAATACTTCATGCTTTTAAGGCGCAAGGATTTTATCAAAGATAAAATTGAGGGGTACAGATTATGGCCACGAATGCACGAATATTTTTATCTCCCACAGATCGCAGATAGCGCTGTTTCTGTTGGCTTTTCGCAAAGATGCAAAGATTTTTTTGTAATACTTCATGCTTTTAAGGCGCAAGGATTTTATCAAAGATAAAATTGAGGGGTACAGATTATGGCCACGAATGCACGAATATTTTTATCTCCCACAGATCGCAGATAGCGCTGTTTCTGTTGGCTTTTCGCAAAGATGCAAAGATTTTTTTGTAATACTTCATGCTTTTAAGGCGCAAGGATTTTATCAAAGATAAAATTGAGGGGTACAGATTATGGCCACGAATGCACGAATATTTTTATCTCCCACAGATCGCAGATAGCGCTGTTTCTGTTGGCTTTTCGCAAAGATGCAAAGATTTTTTTGTAATACTTCATGCTTTTAAGGCGCAAGGATTTTATCAAAGATAAAATTGAGGGGTACAGATTATGGCCACGAATGCACGAATATTTTTATCTCCCACAGATCGCAGATAGCGCTGTTTCTGTTGGCTTTTCGCAAAGATGCAAAGATTTTTTTGTAATACTTCATGCTTTTAAGGCGCAAGGATTTTATCAAAGATAAAATTGCGGGGTACAGATTATG
The sequence above is a segment of the Chryseobacterium sp. MYb264 genome. Coding sequences within it:
- a CDS encoding M14 family zinc carboxypeptidase; this encodes MNFEQLYQQNPDFPNRYISPEKLFSYLQNNLSDHIQEIGKSYLEKPIYKLTVGTGAIQVLAWSQMHGNESNATHAMLDLLMTLDKSPELKEGLFSKIKLDFIFMLNPDGSERWTRLNASDIDLNRDFHNEASKEIKFLKNIVASKKYDYALNLHEQRTIFTTDGIHPATLSFLAPSENVERTVTENRKKCMAVIGNIYHHLKDLIPNQIGRYSDEFYPTSTGDNFIKAGMPTILFEGGHFVDDYTRQSTRKYYTIALYYALKAISELNSNIDGWETYYDIPENQETHYDIVYRNVKLNTDHECILDIAVQYREIKEEGKDEISFIPFVMEVGDVKQRKGWIEIDCSGKKFISATKYPKLDAEVSFTIED
- a CDS encoding DUF4920 domain-containing protein, coding for MKFKAILFAAAVSFSTLAFAQESKKFGPPAGNAVVGDIYGGGVASNVESKAISVDKLSKKLKKDNKKVENVAVKGKVTDVCEKKGCWLTIQTEDNSQFFVKMKDYAFFVPTALKGKNVVLDGTAERKVTSIDEQKHYAEDAKKPQAEIDAITTPKEEIRFVANGIKVIN
- a CDS encoding helix-turn-helix transcriptional regulator; the encoded protein is MSLNERISKVIEYSNLTPSEFADEIDVQRSSISHITSGRNKPSLEFIIKIKSRFPELLWDWLVTGEGEMLKSELPETTPMKEDTEEVLETEKTKTTSLPDLFTMMNSDLDFGTEEPEIEAPKSSLGESFIPHQSTASEKIPDSQRLEKTNDQIINQVVENQQNKIKRIVIFYENGKFESFEP
- a CDS encoding APC family permease, with product MHKKLKLWDAIMLVMGSMIGSGIFIVSADMMRNLGSGFWLIVVWVITGIMTVAAAISYGELSALYPKAGGQYTYLKEIFGKKMGFLYGWGLFTVIQTGTIAAVAMAFGKFTAYLVPALNNAAPIIQSGEFKITWIQILAIAVIVLLTYINTRGVESGKFLQNIFTGSKIIALLGLIAAGFILVDFSHLAENFNFGYDSFNNLKKDTLGNFLKESWQPIGGMTLMGGIAAAMVGSVFSSVAWESVTFVSGEIENPKKNVVKSMIYGTSAVMILYIAVNYVYLNALDRDAIAFAENDRVAVAASHFIFGSAGTVIIAVLVMISTFGCNNGLILAGARVFQTMAKDGMFFKQAEKNNKNEVPANALWMQGVWASLLCLSGQYGNLLDMISFVIVLFYMITVFGVIYLRFKQPNLERPYKTWLYPVTPIIYLIIGTVFCILLLIYKQQYTWPGFVMVLLGLPVYYFINRNKKNQE